CTTTCGTAGAAGGGTCATCATCCACAGTCTCAAGAGTCTTCCTACTCACAACGTTGTATATCTGAGTCAGCACTTCTATGAAGGCATTGTCAACGTTCAAGGACTCAAGGGCAGAGGTTTCCATGAAGTAAATGCTCTCTTTCTCTGCAAATTCTGTGGCTTCTTCTGTGGACACTGCACGCAAATGTCGAAGGTCTGCTTTGTTTcccaccagcatgaccacaacGTATGCTTCTGTGTGATCTCGAAGCTCCTTCAACCATCTCTCCACGTTCTCGAATGTCACGTGTCGGGTTACATCGTACACAACCAAAGCACCTACGGCTCCTCGGTAGTATGCACTTGTAATAGCGCGATATCTGTGCTAAACAAAAagagagtttaatttctatgcattatgcatatatgaattatcataaaatgaaatcagaaattttttaaaaaatatgagacTTGTAAATATAGGATTCAGGAATGATCATATATGATTTATGTAGTCTTGATAAGCAAGTACCATTTGGATGAAAAAACATACTACATTGCATGTTTATAAGTCTAGACTTTAGAAGAGCAGCATGGTTGAGAATATGATAATTGTAAaggaatttttgttattttattgtgTACTATATTTTATACAGCCTGCATTTGATTTTGCTCCCATCCCTCCCACTCTAATGTGTTTGTCCCTGCAAGTTCTATACTATACCATTCTTTTGGCACATGAAAATAAACCAAAGCATCCAATTAAATCACACTTCACGATAGTAGCATTCTACACTCCACACAGCTAAGCAATCCacttaattatgtattttatcaAATTGGAACAATCATGCTCTAGGGTAACTGGTCAATGACAGAGGGCTCTGCCTCACTTCATTTCAAATAAGGGCCAAAAGCTTGAGATGTCATGTCTTCAGCCATTTTCTGATAGCTGTATTGATGTTTTATTTACAAAGATTAATAACAAGTAGAAGTCAAATCACTTTTCTTCCTTGACTTGAGAAAACATTGTCATTCCGGATTCTCTGCAGTCAATTTTCCACTTATTCACACATCTGATAATTCCGGAATTGTTGAATGAAGATCAGACTACTCATATTTTATCTCGGTAAATCAGACTTAAAACACATTTGAAATGTGAGCAGTCTACTCTTCATCCAACTATACGCCTTGATTATGTGAGATTGTGCAAAATTGACTGTACCGAATCCAGTTCTAGGGAAGgtgttatttttcaattgaaaagaCAGAGAAATGAGACATGTgatccaaatccaaatccaaatccaaatcaaGGAAAGCTTCCAAGAATAGGTGTAGAACAACAGATCATATCAGAGAAACATCCTGACATATTGAACAGACTACAACTTTTTGCATTTCTTGAAAATCTTCCCTAACCAGCAACCAAATACTAATCTATATATTGATCAGTGACCTTATCATAAAGATCAAAGCATCCAACAAAAAGATCACAGAATCACATGCATATCGAAAAAGGTattaatggaagaaaaaaaaaagtgtgaccTTTCTTGGCCTGCAGTGTCCCAGATTTGTGCCTTGACGAGCTTGCTATCAACGGGGACGCTTCGCGTGGCGAATTCGACGCCGATGGTGGATTTGGTCTCCAAGCTGAACTCGTTTCGGGTGAATCGGGACAAGAGGTTGGACTTGCCAACACCCGAATCTCCGATGAGGACCAGCTTGAACAAGTAATCGTAGTCTTCGTCGGCACCCATtgagtttggatgaagcaaaaACCGATCAATGGGTGGTGGTGTTTGTTAGATCCAAAGACGGTGAAAGGGATGAAAAGGGTGGGTTTATATCGTGCGAATTGTTCAGCATTGTGGTTGAAGCAGACACGGATAAAGAGAAACGTGTGTATGTGTAGCGTGTACGAGGAAGGAAGGTAGGCTTTGCCTGTTGGAGGGAGAAGTATTCAAAATGACTCTTCTCCTACTCTCATACATTTTTCTTCAatataataatgtaatattaaccctttcatttttgtttaacCATGCTATAAGGCCattcacttgacaattttaaaataaactttaatatatatatatatatatatatatatatatatattcatataaaaatatgtttttagtttatatatttttgtcaaaCATGATTTATATCCCTATATTTTTACTATCAAATGAGGTTGATTTCCAAacttatcaatataaaaaaacatagacTAAacttatcaatataaaaaaacaaaaatcttaaCTATGTTTGACTATATAAGTACAGACAAagactaaaaatacatttttcttcttacaatttcacacaaaaatgtgtatgtgtgtctttataattttaaaaaatagttattttgctAATATATCATTGAGAGTTTTAAAAGATGCgattatgttttgaaatttgttCAATAACATGATTGTATTGGTAAGATATAAAAagagtaattattttaattccgtctcataaaaaaacattacttaAATAGGTACATACAATAATTCATAGACTCTATTCAATCACATGAGCTAAACTcctttattggaaataaattaaattcaatttgaaaatatttacataataaatatataaaataaataggtTTTTCTAATATAGAAtgtcacaatattttttttacctaatttagtttttataaaacatttttgtcaaaaaaaagattttataaaacatattttaagaaaatcaaatgcatatatatatatatatatatatatatatatatatatatatatatatatatatatatatatatatataattagataacatttaatgtaatatttacaaatatataaataaatagattctttctcatatataatgactatattttattgtttaattgagtttttcttaaaaagtaatttataaaCTAGTTATTTCATTAGTTATGCATgatatgaatttatttaaaatatgatttattacaAGTActatacatatattatatttttaattaatatattttgttgaatttaaattttgttaaatatttcaCCTTTTGTATAagatataaataacatttttgtttaactaataAAGTGTAAATGAttagtttaaatataaatatcatgATACTCATTTATTGGACTAATCACTAAATTACTATGTCCacaatataatttctttttacagATCCACaatataaatctaaaaatatatattaaatatgaaaaaagtacTGTAATACTAAACTCAAATCTTACCCTCCAACGCTTCTAATATCAGGACCAGCCATAATAAACTACTGCaacattttgttttcattttcgatTTGGATAAAAAGAGAAAGTTCACCCACATTTggtataaaaatactaatatacTATTCTTCTATGGTTTGGTCATACAGTTAGTTTGAATACCAAATACTACTATCATATGCTGATTCATCACAAAATTCACCGTTTTCACATTCAAGACGAAAAAGAAAGCCCAGCTAAGTCATTGATGTGCCACGAAACAAGCTGCAATTAAGTTGAAATCCAAGGTCGTCACCATCGCAAGGTTGCGATTAATTAAGCCAAAGAATGAGCTAGCACATGACACCTGAGCAATCTATCTGCTTATTAATCCAAcatcacttgttttttttttattattaaataattttggatAAGGATGACCAAATATATCCAAACCCTATGAATACTTACAAAAATATCTAcaagcaaaataaataattattcacaATATTAGAATTaggtataattaaatatatatatatatatatatatatattatttatatataattttctggaaaaataattatatttttacgaCTAATACTCTAAATCTTTAATATctaacaatataattattagagagctaaaaatcttaaatcattaattaaaatctttgttaagtgattaaaatgttaactttaataataattatgctggattatttatgatttaagtTTGAATGAACCAATgttatgtttatttgtttttaatattatgtgtgAATGCATTTAACATTATATTTAGATTATTTAAGAATGAATTTTTACCTATAATTGTagtaatcattttaattaattttttattaatatattattattaaccttatacataaattaagtgTGGGTTGAAGGCACTAAGTATGAGTATACATGTATTTAagtgagtaaaaaaaattattatccatATGGATATGAAATTGAATatgagtattatttttaaatataagtatAGAGCAAATAATGTAGAATTGTATTTGAATTCTACCTATTATCATTCCTTAATTTTGGATGTTGACAGTACATTATCATTCCATTTTAATAGAGTTTGTCTCCTTTATGTTGAGTTTAACATGAAAAAATCTTACATCAAAGAAAGTAATGTATGCAAATTGCAAAGTCTATCCGTAGAATGTGAATACACATTACACAAACAACAACGATATTATTATCAAATTGATTAGCTAAACAGAATTAAAATCATAGTgacatgtaaaaaataataataacgcGCCAGGTAGGGGTCGAACCTACGACTTTCTGCTTAGGAAACAGACGCTCTATCCACTGAGCTACAGGCGCCTCTTTGTTAGCTTTTGGTAAGATAATATTTGTAATTACTTATTCTACAAATATGATGAatgattttactttttcttttcttattatacTTTTTAACAGAATAAAAAATGCAACTAAGTAAATCAAGGAATCAATCTGAAAAAGAacgattataaataataatattatcaataagAGGAGGAATGAAATTACTttcatcatttattatattattttttaattttcaattagatttttaaaacttaccattggattgaaattttttttcatatagattctatatataaaattttatattaatccaAATTCATTGCTATCTCATTAACATAGATTAAAATTGTCATGATATAAacatttcaaatataataaaatatgaattatttgattattttttattcaattttgataaaatttgatacAAATAATCTCagtaatatatagatataatttaacgattttgatcaataaaaatcataatctatatcaagttataaaaataatataataattatcaaagttACACGAGTATAATTTGATTCATTCTCTATAAATAATGGtgataaataaatgtttaattatttaatttaatatatcaggaggtccttaatttttttaaaatttttatttaagttattaaattaaaaaaattataattcagtCCTTGATCTTCTACAACTTTTGAAATTAGGTCCTTGGAGTTAATTTATACTGCcatgaaaaaaattgtgacattttactaattttaaggACTTAATTATAAACAATGGTGGAAGATTAAgaatttagttatatatatatatatatatatatattaatttaaataccaaaataaaaaaattaaatggattAAAGACCTACTAATATATTAAACCTAATTATTTAAAGTTCCTTTGTTTATATTATTCTGTTACCTTTTGATCTGTTTCAAATTAACAAATAGTAAATTGGT
Above is a window of Glycine soja cultivar W05 chromosome 12, ASM419377v2, whole genome shotgun sequence DNA encoding:
- the LOC114379304 gene encoding ras-related protein RABA1f-like; its protein translation is MGADEDYDYLFKLVLIGDSGVGKSNLLSRFTRNEFSLETKSTIGVEFATRSVPVDSKLVKAQIWDTAGQERYRAITSAYYRGAVGALVVYDVTRHVTFENVERWLKELRDHTEAYVVVMLVGNKADLRHLRAVSTEEATEFAEKESIYFMETSALESLNVDNAFIEVLTQIYNVVSRKTLETVDDDPSTKALPKGETIVIGTKDDDVSAVKKSGCCST